In one Scomber japonicus isolate fScoJap1 chromosome 6, fScoJap1.pri, whole genome shotgun sequence genomic region, the following are encoded:
- the bcl7bb gene encoding B-cell CLL/lymphoma 7 protein family member B-B: MNHNSIKMSGRSGRAETRSRAKDDIKKVLAAIEKVRKWEKKWVTVGDTSLRIFKWVPVTETKQIYRTKSTGGDVRGMKDVVLENTNSLLDFTDENSNQSFLSDVYQPKMDNSSSTSSSQQVSPPHASSLRTEDSQPPMLGQESVDEPVHSGQEGADEPPTLIKEDLLSSGAASRSTPDTQEELDESGAPPLKKICTGENAVLR, encoded by the exons ATGAATCATAACAGCATCAAGATGTCGGGACGATCAGGCCGCGCTGAGACCCGAAGTCGGGCTAAAGATGACATTAAAAAGGTGCTGGCGGCCATCGAGAAAGTGCGCAAATG GGAGAAGAAATGGGTGACAGTTGGAGACACATCCTTGCGCATATTCAAGTGGGTGCCAGTGACAGAAACAAAGCAG ATATATCGCACCAAATCCACAGGTGGAGATGTTAGAGGAATGAAAGATGTGGTCCTGGAAAACACTAACTCCTTACTGGATTTCACTG ATGAAAACAGCAACCAGAGCTTTCTGTCGGACGTTTACCAGCCCAAGAtggacaacagcagcagcacctccaGCTCGCAGCAGGTCAGCCCTCCACATGCCTCGAGCCTCCGAACTGAAGACTCTCAGCCACCAATGCTAGGCCAGGAAAGTGTGGATG AACCAGTTCACTCTGGACAGGAAGGAGCCGATGAGCCTCCCACTCTGATCAAGGAGGACCTTCTTTCATCAGGAGCTGCCAGCCGGAGCACCCCAGACACTCAG GAAGAACTGGATGAATCAGGAGCTCCTCCTTTAAAGAAGATTTGCACAGGAGAAAATGCTGTTCTGAGATAG